Proteins encoded by one window of Acetivibrio thermocellus ATCC 27405:
- a CDS encoding TetR/AcrR family transcriptional regulator C-terminal domain-containing protein produces MMAKPELTKQLIAQTLKKLMLNTPLDKISVQEIVDACGLNRKTFYYHFRDKQDLVCWIFDTEFASLTDANHNNSVLDELVEHLYKNRDFYVAALTSNVQNNLSEHFFRIIYESVREKAQEVLGENKIAPAEFDMIVNYFANAIVGTITQWARDGMKSPPYEYSTSFYPLTEECLRFIVEKRAEKRK; encoded by the coding sequence ATGATGGCAAAGCCTGAGCTTACCAAACAGCTGATAGCGCAAACGTTAAAGAAACTCATGTTGAATACCCCGCTGGACAAAATAAGTGTTCAGGAAATTGTAGATGCGTGCGGCCTTAATCGAAAAACTTTTTATTATCATTTTCGGGATAAACAGGATTTGGTTTGTTGGATTTTTGATACCGAGTTTGCAAGTCTTACGGATGCCAATCATAACAATTCGGTACTGGATGAACTTGTGGAGCATTTGTATAAAAACAGGGACTTTTATGTTGCTGCTCTTACTTCAAACGTTCAAAACAATCTTAGTGAACATTTTTTCAGGATTATATACGAATCTGTCAGGGAAAAAGCCCAGGAGGTGTTGGGGGAGAATAAAATTGCGCCGGCTGAGTTTGACATGATTGTAAATTATTTTGCCAATGCTATTGTGGGGACAATAACCCAATGGGCGAGAGACGGAATGAAAAGCCCACCTTATGAATACAGCACCAGTTTTTATCCGCTGACGGAGGAATGTTTGAGGTTTATTGTGGAGAAAAGGGCAGAAAAACGGAAATAG